The DNA segment CAACAGTTCATCGCCGTTATAAAGACGACCGGCTGCGTCCACGACCTGCAGACGGTCGGCGTCGCCATCCAGCGCGATGCCGAGGTCGGCGTGGTTCGCACGCACGGCGCGCACGAGCGCATCGGGCGCGGTGGCGCCGACGCCGTCGTTGATATTGAAGCCGTTCGGCGCGACGCCGATCGGGATCACGTCCGCGCCGAGTTCGTGGAAGACGTGCGGCGCAACGTCGTACGCCGCGCCGTGCGCGCAGTCGATCACGAGCTTCAGCCCGCGAAGATCGAACGCAGCCGGAAACGTGCTCTTGCAGAATTCGATGTAGCGGCCGGCGGCGTCGTCCAGACGCCGGGCCTTGCCCAGTTGCTCGGACGCGGCGCACGCGAGCGGCAGGTCGAGCTGCTCCTCGATCTGCAATTCCACTTCGTCGGGCAGCTTGTTGCCGTCGGCGGAAAAGAACTTGATGCCGTTGTCGTAGTACGGGTTATGCGAAGCGCTAATCACGACGCCCGCAGCGAGTCGCAGTGCGCGTGTGAGATACGCGATGCCGGGTGTCGGCATCGGCCCAGCCAGCATCACGTCGACGCCTGCAGCGGAAAAGCCCGATTCGAGCGCTGCCTCGAGCATATAGCCGGAGACTCGCGTGTCCTTGCCGATCAGTACAGTCGGCCGCGTGCCCGTCTTTGCCCACCGATCGGCGCCCGCGAGCACCTTGCCGGCCGCATAGCCGAGCCGCAATACAAACTCCGGCGTGATGGGACTTTCGCCGACTTTACCCCGAATGCCGTCCGTTCCAAAATAACGACGTGCCATGTTTTATATTCCTCCTTGGCTGTTGGGTTCAGTCATGCGCGCGACTTTGGATGGTCGCTTCGCGCATGGCTGCCCAGACTTTCAATGCATCTATTGTTTGCGCGACGTCGTGAACGCGCACAATTGCCGCACCCCGCTCCGCCGCGCACACCGCCGCAGCGATGCTTCCCGCAACGCGCTCCGGGGCCGGGCGCCCGACCACTGCGCCGATCATCGACTTGCGCGACATCCCGGCAAGAATCGGAAACGGCGGCTCGGCTTGCGGGGCCGTTTCTGACAGCCGCGCAAGCAGCGCGTAATTATGCTCGACGACGGCCTTGCCGAAACCGAAACCGGGGTCCACGCTGATACGCTCACGCGCGATGCCCGCCTGCTTCATCGCCTCGACCCGGCCTTCGAGAAAGTGCCGAACGTCGCTTATCACATCATCATAGGCGGGCTCAGCAATTTGCATAGTCTGCGGCTCCCCATACATATGCATTACGCATAAGCCGCACGCGCTTTCGCGCACCGCCTCGATGGCGCCGGGCATGCGAAAGCCCCAGATATCGTTAATCAGGTCGGCGCCCGCGGCTAGTGCGCGCCGCATGACTTCGGGTTTGTAGGTGTCGACGGAAAGGGGGACGTTCGCGCCGTGCAGTTGCTCGATCAGCGGAATCACACGCTGCAGTTCTTCGTCGAGCGGCACCGGCGGCGCACCGGGCCGCGTCGATTCGCCGCCTATGTCGATGATGTCCGCGCCGTCGAGCATCATGCGTTCGGCCTGACGCAACGCGTCGCCGTACATGGCGTACTTGCCGCCGTCCGAAAACGAATCAGGGGTGATGTTCAGAATGCCCATGACCAGCGGGCGCTCGAAAGTCAGCTTGAAGCGGCCGCACTGCAGCGGCGCGGGTACGGGAAACAAAGGCAATTCGGCTTTCGACACTGAGTATTGCTTCTTGTAAAACGGTAAATGCAAAACGGGCCGGTGTGAATCACACCGGCCCGCACTTTCTACTTGAGATCTATCAGGCAGGCGCTGTCGCGCTACCCGGCTTGACTTCGGTGCCGGGACTGCCACCCGACGACGCGTCGCTTGCCGACGGCGGCGAACTCTTTGGCGAACGCGGCGGACGGCCTGCCATGATGTCGTTGATCTGATCGGCGTCGATCGTCTCCCACTCCATCAGCGCGGCGGTCATGGCTTCGACCTTGTCGCGATTTTCGTCCAGCAGGCGCTTTGCGAGCGTGTACTGCTCGTCGAGCACACGGCGGATTTCCGCGTCGACCTTCTGCTGCGTGGCTTCCGAAATGGTGCGGGTGAAACCGCGACCGAACGGCGTAGCATCGTTCTCGTCGTCCACGTAGACCATCGGTCCCAGGGCGTCCGTCATGCCGAAGCGAGCGACCATGGCGCGCGCGGTTTGCGTGGCCTTGTTGAAGTCGTCCGATGCCCCCGTGCTGATCAGGTTCAGGAACAACTCCTCCGCGACACGGCCACCAAACAGAATCGCCAGACGATCCAGCAGGTAGTCCTTCGAATACGTTTCGTTGTCATGCTCCGGCAACTGCCACGTGACGCCCAGTGCGCGGCCACGCGGAATGATCGTGACCTTGTGCACCGGATCGGCCTTCGGCAACAACTTGGCGATGACCGCGTGACCCGACTCGTGATACGCGGTGGCACGCTTCGATTCTTCGCGGATCACGGCCGACTTGCGCTCCGGGCCCATGAAGATCTTGTCTTTCGCGTCTTCGAAATCATTCATTTCGACGATGCGCTTGCCGCGGCGCGCTGCGAACAGCGCGGCTTCATTCACGAGATTCGCCAGATCGGCGCCCGAGAACCCGGGCGTACCGCGTGCGATCACGGCCGCGTCGACGTCGTTCGAGATCGGCACCTTGCGCAGGTGAACCTTCATGATGTGCTCGCGGCCACGGATATCCGGCAGACCGACGTACACCTGACGGTCGAAACGGCCCGGACGCAGCAGTGCCTTATCGAGCACGTCGGAGCGGTTGGTTGCAGCGATCACGATCACACCCGAGTTCGCCTCGAAGCCGTCCATCTCGACGAGCATCTGATTCAGCGTCTGTTCGCGCTCGTCGTTGCCGCCGCCCATGCCGGCGCCGCGATGGCGACCCACCGCGTCGATTTCGTCGATGAACACGATACACGGCGCATGCTTCTTCGCCTGTTCGAACATGTCGCGCACACGAGCCGCACCGACACCGACGAACATTTCGACGAAGTCCGAGCCCGAAATGCTGAAGAACGGCACCTTGGCCTCGCCGGCAATTGCGCGCGCCAGCAGCGTCTTACCCGTTCCCGGAGGACCGACCAGCAGCACGCCGCGAGGAATGCGGCCGCCGAGCTTCTGGAACTTCTGCGGGTCGCGCAGGAAGTCCACCAGTTCGGAGACTTCCTCCTTTGCTTCGTCACAGCCGGCGACGTCGGTGAAGTTGATTGCGTTGTTGTTTTCGTCGATCAGACGCGCCCGCGACTTGCCGAACGAGAAGGCACCGCCTTTGCCGCCTCCCTGCATCTGCCGCATCATGTAGAACCAGAAGCCGATGATCAGGATCGTTGGCCCAAGGTAGTACAGCGCCGAGACCAGTGCGTTTGGTTCGTCGTCAGCCTTGCCGCTTACCTGAACGCCGTACTTCATCAGATCGCCGACCATCCAGATGTCGCCAGGCGACACGATCTGGTACTTCTGGCCGTCTGCTGGAGTGACCGTGAGGTTCCGCCCCTGGACAATGACGTTCTTGACTTTGCCGTTCTTCGCGTCGTCCATGAACTGCGAATAGGAAACGCCTTCCTGGACACGGGGCTTGTCGAACTGCTTGAACACCGTAAACAGCACCAGTGCGATAACCAGCCACACTGCTGCTTTCGAAAACATATTGTTGTTCAAAGCACCACTCCTTCACTTAGACGGGCGCCTACATTTGCCTTGCGGCACCACGAAAGCATTCTAATCCAGTCCGCAGACCCCTGCCATAAGCTTTCGCTACCACAGAAATAGTGTAGCGAGTCACAGATGCGCCAATATCTGACGCCCAAGTGCATTATCGGCAGATGCGGATCCGTCCTGCAGCGTCCTACGAGGAACGCTTAAGATGCTTACCCAAAATAAATGTCTCTGACGACTTGTCCCGCGAAGCTTTCGGCTTGCGGGCCGCCAC comes from the Paraburkholderia sp. PREW-6R genome and includes:
- the ftsH gene encoding ATP-dependent zinc metalloprotease FtsH; translated protein: MNNNMFSKAAVWLVIALVLFTVFKQFDKPRVQEGVSYSQFMDDAKNGKVKNVIVQGRNLTVTPADGQKYQIVSPGDIWMVGDLMKYGVQVSGKADDEPNALVSALYYLGPTILIIGFWFYMMRQMQGGGKGGAFSFGKSRARLIDENNNAINFTDVAGCDEAKEEVSELVDFLRDPQKFQKLGGRIPRGVLLVGPPGTGKTLLARAIAGEAKVPFFSISGSDFVEMFVGVGAARVRDMFEQAKKHAPCIVFIDEIDAVGRHRGAGMGGGNDEREQTLNQMLVEMDGFEANSGVIVIAATNRSDVLDKALLRPGRFDRQVYVGLPDIRGREHIMKVHLRKVPISNDVDAAVIARGTPGFSGADLANLVNEAALFAARRGKRIVEMNDFEDAKDKIFMGPERKSAVIREESKRATAYHESGHAVIAKLLPKADPVHKVTIIPRGRALGVTWQLPEHDNETYSKDYLLDRLAILFGGRVAEELFLNLISTGASDDFNKATQTARAMVARFGMTDALGPMVYVDDENDATPFGRGFTRTISEATQQKVDAEIRRVLDEQYTLAKRLLDENRDKVEAMTAALMEWETIDADQINDIMAGRPPRSPKSSPPSASDASSGGSPGTEVKPGSATAPA
- the glmM gene encoding phosphoglucosamine mutase; its protein translation is MARRYFGTDGIRGKVGESPITPEFVLRLGYAAGKVLAGADRWAKTGTRPTVLIGKDTRVSGYMLEAALESGFSAAGVDVMLAGPMPTPGIAYLTRALRLAAGVVISASHNPYYDNGIKFFSADGNKLPDEVELQIEEQLDLPLACAASEQLGKARRLDDAAGRYIEFCKSTFPAAFDLRGLKLVIDCAHGAAYDVAPHVFHELGADVIPIGVAPNGFNINDGVGATAPDALVRAVRANHADLGIALDGDADRLQVVDAAGRLYNGDELLYVLVKDRVATDGKVDGAVGTLMTNMAVEVALQEAGVQFVRAAVGDRYVLEQLREHGWQLGAEGSGHILSLDRHSTGDGIVSALLVLAAMKRSEKTLAELLDGVTLFPQKLINVRMKPGADWKSSDLIRRAISHAEQALKGRGRVLIRASGTEPVLRVMVEAENAGDALDHAESIAKAVTEATA
- the folP gene encoding dihydropteroate synthase; translation: MSKAELPLFPVPAPLQCGRFKLTFERPLVMGILNITPDSFSDGGKYAMYGDALRQAERMMLDGADIIDIGGESTRPGAPPVPLDEELQRVIPLIEQLHGANVPLSVDTYKPEVMRRALAAGADLINDIWGFRMPGAIEAVRESACGLCVMHMYGEPQTMQIAEPAYDDVISDVRHFLEGRVEAMKQAGIARERISVDPGFGFGKAVVEHNYALLARLSETAPQAEPPFPILAGMSRKSMIGAVVGRPAPERVAGSIAAAVCAAERGAAIVRVHDVAQTIDALKVWAAMREATIQSRAHD